The DNA region GAATCCTGCTTTTAATTCCAATGCTTTATGAGCTTTGGAAAAATCATTTAAAATTCTTGCAGGAACAGTTGGATCCTCGTATCCAATAGCTACAGCTATTGGTCCCTCAAGATATTGAACCATTTTTTCAAATCCAAGTTCATTTGCTGCGCGAGTTACTAATGTATTTTTGTAAACTTTATATTCCACACCAGCATCTCTTAAGTTCTTTCTAAGTTCAGTATCTTCTTCAACTGTCAATCCTTGATAATTTACCATTATAACAGCTTCTGCTTTACCTAACTTATCTTTTATTTCCGAAATTTTTGCTTCTTTTAATTCTTTAAATTTGCTTGCCACTGTGTATCCACCTCCTCACAGTTTAAAACTGCTCAATTAAAAACTAAAGATCTCTCCGTAGAACGAAGAGACCATATACACGATCATATATTGGAATCCTCGGTAGGTTGGTTTCCCGTTACGCCTAAGCACCTACTATCTACGGAGTGTTTACTTATTTAACTTTTGAAAGTATATCAAATATATAATTATAAGTCAATACTAATCTAAAATTTTTACAGGATTAATCTTAATTCCCGGTCCCATAGTACTGCTTATTACTACTGATCTTATATATTGTCCTTTAGCTGCTGATGGCTTTGCCTTTACTATAGCTTCTACTAAAGCATGAAAATTTTGTCCAAGTTTATCATTTCCAAAGGAATGCTTTCCAATTGGAACATGCACGATAGAAGTTTTATCAACTCTATACTCAACTTTACCAGCCTTTATTTCAGCAATAGCTTTAGCTAAATCAAATGTAACTGTACCTG from Clostridium pasteurianum BC1 includes:
- the rplJ gene encoding 50S ribosomal protein L10, with product MASKFKELKEAKISEIKDKLGKAEAVIMVNYQGLTVEEDTELRKNLRDAGVEYKVYKNTLVTRAANELGFEKMVQYLEGPIAVAIGYEDPTVPARILNDFSKAHKALELKAGFVQGEIFDENKVKELASVPSKEILIAKLLGSFKAPISNFAYLVSAIKDKKESESSEQA